The sequence TGATTGCCCCTGCAGACGCAACGCAACACCCTTGGGAGCAATTACGCGATGTCCCTGCAGATCGCTGGATTGGCTATGGGCCATTCAGCGGCTATGACATGCTGCTGCAGCAATGCTGCCGTCAGCACAATCTGACGCCACATCCCAGGCTGGAAGTGGACCATGAAGCCGCCGCGCTGGAGCTGGTGATGGCAGGAGAAGGCGTGGCGCTGGTCCAGCATGCGCTGGCCGAACAAGCCGCACAAGCGGGTCAGGTGCGCCTGCTGCAGATACAGGCCACAGCAGCGCCCTTGCAGTTCATCTATCCGGCAGAGCTGGAGCACAGCCCATTGAACATCCGCCTGTGCAATATCTTGCGGCAACACTGGCCACCTCCGGCTTGACCGGAGGTGGCCAGCAGCCTCACACCTTGAAGCGGCCCACCAAGCCTTGCAGCTGATCGGCCATCCCTTGCAGATTGGACACCGCGCTGACGCTGTCCTGCACCGATACATCATTTTCCTGCGCCATGCTGCTGATGTGCTCCAGACTGCGCGCGATGTCATTGCCAGCCGCCTTCTGCTCTTCGGCTGCGTGAGCGATCTCGCCAATCTGCGCCACCAGGCGGCGAGACGCCTGCTGAATGCCATCAATCGAGGCTGCGGCTTCCTGTGACAGGCTCACCCCGCGATCGACCTGCTCAACGGCACGGTCCACCCCCCCGACCGCCTGTGCGGTTTCCTGCTGGATGGCGGCCAGCTTCTCGCTGATCTCGATGGTGGCCTGCGTGGTGCGCTCAGCCAGCTTGCGCACCTCATCGGCCACCACCGCAAAGCCGCGACCTTGCTCCCCGGCTCGCGCGGCTTCAATGGCAGCATTCAGGGCCAGCAGATTGGTCTGACCGGCAATTTCCTTGATCACATTGGCAATCGAGCTGATGTCACGAGCACGACCATCCAGCTTCTCAACCAGCTGCGCCACCAGTTGCATGCCTTCGTTGATACGACTGATTTCATGCACCGTATCACCAAGCTGACGATGCGCCGTTTGCGTCAAGCGATCCGCCTCATCCACAGCAGAGCGGGCCTCACCGGCACTTTCTGCCACATGGGCGATGCTGACAGCGATTTCTTCCATGGCCGCAGCGGTGGCGGTAGACGCGTCGGATTGCTGGTGCGAGCGTTGCGCCACCTCCCGGCTACTGCCCGCCAGCCCGCCAGCCGCGCTGTCCAGTTGGCTGCTCTGGTTGGCCACCTCACTCACCAGATCACGCAGCTTGCGCATGAAGGCGTTGAATGCACTGGAAATCTGCCCGATTTCGTCGCCGGAGGTCACCGGCAGCTGGCGGGTCAGGTCACCCTGCCCTTCCGCCAGCTCACGCATGGTACCGGTCAGGGAGACGATCGGTTGCGTCATCCGGCGCAGCAGCGGCAGCAGGATCACGGCCAGGATGGCAATACTGGCCAGGGCCAGCACCACCGACACCCACATGATCTGGTTGGCCCCACCCATCACGGCTGACAGCGGGAAGCTGACCTTCAACGACCAGAAACTGTCAGACTGGCCAATCCGCACCGGCTGGAAAACATGCACCATGCCGGCATCGTCAATATACTGCGCTGGCTTGCCTTGCTTGATCTGTGCCAGGATATCCGCCGACACATCCTTGGCCGGCTTGTTCATCATCGCAGCCTGCGGATGGCTGGCGTAAGCTCCACCCGCGCTGATCAGTGCGGCATAGCCACTGCCATAGGGCTTCACCTTGCTGAGGATGTCCTGCAGGGTCGCCAGCGGATAGTCTGCACCAGACACCCCGACGAACTTGCCGTCCTTCAGGATGGGGGCCATCAAGGACGCCATCAGAACGTCCTTGCCTCCCACCGAGAAAGCGTAGGGTTCCGTAACATAGAATTGTCCAGTCTTGCGCGGTGTGTAGTACCACTCGTTGCCTGCTTCCGTCTCGTAGCCTTTTACCACCTCCACCGCCAGCTGACCCGCACCACGGTTCCAGTAGGTCATAAAGCGGCCTGAAGCATCGTGCGCAGGCTTGTTGGCCCACTCACTGTCCTTGCCATCAAATCCATTGGGCTCCCAGTAGCTGGAGAGACCGATAAGCTGAGTATTTTGCTCCAGCAGCGACTTGGCCACCTCTTGCGCCAGCATGCGGTCGGTGTGGCCATTCTTCAGCATGGCCTCCAGTGAACGCGACAAGCCATTGACCGTGGAATAGGTCTGCATGAAGCCAGTTTCCACATCATTGGCATAACTGCGCGCCATGTCCTGCGCCGCCTGCAGTGCTGAGGTTTTGGCCTGGTCCCGCGCCAGCCAGGAGATCAGCGAAAACGCGATCACAAAGGTGATGGCAGCAACCCCGATGGCCGTGCCGGATATTTTGGTACGCAGCGATGTGTGTCGCATTGAAACTCTCCACGCGGTTTCTTGTGTTCTGGATATCTTCCCTGTACGCCCATGTCTTATCCTGACGGGTCATACCGACCTCGGGAAGCCCCCTGAGGTCTCGTGAAGATATCCTGTGCTTGCCACCAGCCCCTTGCTGCACGCACAATCAAAAGGCTGGCGACTGTCCTGCTCGTTTTACTCTAGGCGTTGACCGGCTGCCCTGCAAACCCGTTTTCGTCCACCTCATGCCTTTCCACGACCCAGACCATCCCGCAACCGATTTAGCCCTGCATCACCAGCCGGCCTCACACGCAACGGCCGCGCCCCCTTTGCTGTTCATTCATGGCGCCTACACCTCAGCCGCCTGCTGGCAGCCCCACCTGATGCCGTGGCTGTCGAACCATGGACATGACTGCTGGGCGCTCAGCCTGCCCGGGCATGGCGATAGCCCGGACAAGGCTCGCCTGCATCAATACAGCCTGGAAGACTATGTCGCGGCAGTGGAAGCGACGGTGCCACGCTTGCCTGCGCCCCCCATCCTGATTGGCCACTCCCTGGGAGGCACCGTCGTACTGCGCCTGCTGGAACGGATCAGCGTCCCTGGCGCCGTACTACTGGCTCCGGTACCGCCACATGGGGTGGTACCTTCCGCCAGCCGTCTGTTCTGGCAGCGCCCACCCTTGCTGCAGGCGCTGGGTCATGTGGTGCAGGGGCAGCTGCAAGCAGCAGATGCCCCCCAACTGGGGGCCGCGTTGTTCAGTCCCAGGTATCCGCCGCCTGCACTGGCCGAGATGGCGACGCTGTTCCAGCCCGAATCCATGCGGGCGTTGTTCGACCTGAGCTGGCAAGGCTGGCGCAGCGCGCCGACCTTGCCACAGCTGCCCGCTTTGATTCTGGCCGCGGAAGATGACGCCCTGTTTACGGTGGAGGAAGTCGACGCTTGTGCCCGCTTGCTGCACACCCATGCCCACGTCCTGCCGGGGCTGGGGCACGCGATGATGCTGGATCACAACTGGACATTGCTGGCACAAGCGCTGCATACCTGGTTGCAGACACACTTTCCAGCACGGTAAGCGTGCGGTAAGCCAGACGCGGTTGAATACCCCCATGCCAGCAGCGGCTGGCACATTCAACCTCAAGGAGCTTTCACCATGCGTACCGTTCTGTCCCTGCTGGCCTTGCTGACCGTGACCTCCCTTGCCCACGCCGACCCCAAGTGCCCGACCCACCCCAAGTCCCAATGGATGCCGCAAGACACCTTGCGCAAGCAACTGGAAGGCCAGGGCTACCAGATCAAGACCTTCAAGGTTTCCGGACAGTGCTATGAAATCTATGGCAAGGACAAGGCCGGCAAGAAAGTGGAAATTTACTTTGACACCGTCAGCGGCCAGCCAGTCAAGAGCAAGGTAGAAAGCTGAGCCGGTAGTACGGCGGGTTTCATCCGGGAAGGAGGATCGAATCATGAATGCGTCCCCAATCACTTGGGACCGGCTGGTCCGGACGGCACACTGGAGTCTGGTCAGTTGCGTGGCCGCCAACCTGTTTCTGCTGGAAGAGGGCGACCCGCCGCATCGCTGGGCAGGTTATCTGGCAAGCGGCATTGTGCTGGTGCGCTTGCTGTGGGGGTTCATCGGCAGCGCTCATGCCCGCTTCAGCGACTTCTTCCCGACCCCTTCCCGCCTGTTGCAACAGTGGCAAGCCTGGCGTAAGGGAGACTTTACACCGCACGCGGGCCACAACCCCTTCGGCGCGGTGATGATGCTCAGCCTGCTGACGCTGGTGCTGGCGCTGGGCCTGACGGGCTGGCTGATGGGTACCGACCGTTTCTGGGGCGAAGAATGGCTGGAGGAACTGCACGAAGGCCTTGCCAATCTGCTGATGGGCTTGGTCGGGCTGCACGCGCTGGCGGCCATCATCATGAGTCGGCTGGAACGGGTTCGTTTGATCCGGGCCATGTTCACCGGCCGGAAAGAGCCGCTATAGTGCAACCATCCCTTGTCAGGCTTGAACCATGCGCATCCTGTTGATCGAAGATGACCCGCTGATCGGGGACGGCCTGCATGTGGGGCTCAGCCAGCTGGGTTTCACTGTGGACTGGTTTCAGGACGGACACACAGGTCAGGCTGCGCTGGCGCAAGCCCCGTTCGACGCGGTGGTACTGGACCTGAACCTGCCCGACGAAGACGGCATCGCCATTCTCAAAGGCTGGCGGGAGCAGGGACTGGACACGCCGGTGCTGATCCTGACCGCGCGCGATACGCTGGCACAGCGGGTCAGCGGCCTGCATGTCGGTGCCGACGATTACCTGGGCAAGCCCTTCGCACTGGCCGAAGTGGCCGCCCGGCTTCATGCCTTGATCCGTCGCCGCAACGGTCACACCCGGGCCACCCTGCAGCATGGCGCATTACGGATGGACCCGGTTGGCAGACAGGTCTGGCTGGGTGAACACACCATTACCCTGAGTGCCCGCGAATTCAGCCTGCTGGAACTCTTTCTGCAAAACCGGCAGCGCTGGTGGACCCGTGAGCAGCTGGAAGAAA is a genomic window of Leeia aquatica containing:
- a CDS encoding PepSY domain-containing protein, whose translation is MRTVLSLLALLTVTSLAHADPKCPTHPKSQWMPQDTLRKQLEGQGYQIKTFKVSGQCYEIYGKDKAGKKVEIYFDTVSGQPVKSKVES
- a CDS encoding alpha/beta hydrolase, whose translation is MPFHDPDHPATDLALHHQPASHATAAPPLLFIHGAYTSAACWQPHLMPWLSNHGHDCWALSLPGHGDSPDKARLHQYSLEDYVAAVEATVPRLPAPPILIGHSLGGTVVLRLLERISVPGAVLLAPVPPHGVVPSASRLFWQRPPLLQALGHVVQGQLQAADAPQLGAALFSPRYPPPALAEMATLFQPESMRALFDLSWQGWRSAPTLPQLPALILAAEDDALFTVEEVDACARLLHTHAHVLPGLGHAMMLDHNWTLLAQALHTWLQTHFPAR
- a CDS encoding methyl-accepting chemotaxis protein encodes the protein MRHTSLRTKISGTAIGVAAITFVIAFSLISWLARDQAKTSALQAAQDMARSYANDVETGFMQTYSTVNGLSRSLEAMLKNGHTDRMLAQEVAKSLLEQNTQLIGLSSYWEPNGFDGKDSEWANKPAHDASGRFMTYWNRGAGQLAVEVVKGYETEAGNEWYYTPRKTGQFYVTEPYAFSVGGKDVLMASLMAPILKDGKFVGVSGADYPLATLQDILSKVKPYGSGYAALISAGGAYASHPQAAMMNKPAKDVSADILAQIKQGKPAQYIDDAGMVHVFQPVRIGQSDSFWSLKVSFPLSAVMGGANQIMWVSVVLALASIAILAVILLPLLRRMTQPIVSLTGTMRELAEGQGDLTRQLPVTSGDEIGQISSAFNAFMRKLRDLVSEVANQSSQLDSAAGGLAGSSREVAQRSHQQSDASTATAAAMEEIAVSIAHVAESAGEARSAVDEADRLTQTAHRQLGDTVHEISRINEGMQLVAQLVEKLDGRARDISSIANVIKEIAGQTNLLALNAAIEAARAGEQGRGFAVVADEVRKLAERTTQATIEISEKLAAIQQETAQAVGGVDRAVEQVDRGVSLSQEAAASIDGIQQASRRLVAQIGEIAHAAEEQKAAGNDIARSLEHISSMAQENDVSVQDSVSAVSNLQGMADQLQGLVGRFKV
- a CDS encoding cytochrome b/b6 domain-containing protein; this encodes MNASPITWDRLVRTAHWSLVSCVAANLFLLEEGDPPHRWAGYLASGIVLVRLLWGFIGSAHARFSDFFPTPSRLLQQWQAWRKGDFTPHAGHNPFGAVMMLSLLTLVLALGLTGWLMGTDRFWGEEWLEELHEGLANLLMGLVGLHALAAIIMSRLERVRLIRAMFTGRKEPL
- a CDS encoding response regulator, which gives rise to MRILLIEDDPLIGDGLHVGLSQLGFTVDWFQDGHTGQAALAQAPFDAVVLDLNLPDEDGIAILKGWREQGLDTPVLILTARDTLAQRVSGLHVGADDYLGKPFALAEVAARLHALIRRRNGHTRATLQHGALRMDPVGRQVWLGEHTITLSAREFSLLELFLQNRQRWWTREQLEEKLYSWDSDVESNAVEVHVHRLRRKLGNDIIVTQRGLGYQLGKAP